The Setaria italica strain Yugu1 chromosome IX, Setaria_italica_v2.0, whole genome shotgun sequence genome has a window encoding:
- the LOC101783224 gene encoding uncharacterized protein LOC101783224, producing the protein MGLPLEQWRGGEADGKEAAESSSAGCRTPGGNGQAARGGAAGGDCPAAPRKRRAPAGAVSQQQQRRDYYNGADVEAFFAAHNL; encoded by the coding sequence ATGGGTCTCCCCCTCGAGCagtggcgcggcggcgaggcggacggcaaggaggcggcggagtcGTCGTCGGCCGGGTGCAGGACGCCCGGCGGCAACGGCCAGGCtgcgcgcggcggggcggcgggcggggactGCCCCGCCGCGCCCAGGAAGAGGAGGGCCCCCGCGGGGGCGGtctcgcagcagcagcagcgcaggGACTACTACAACGGCGCCGACGTCGAGGCCTTCTTCGCCGCTCACAACCTCTAG
- the LOC101782822 gene encoding transcription factor MYB80: MAKQSCCHKKKLRRGLWSPEEDEKLMNHIAKYGHGCWSSVPKLAGLERCGKSCRLRWINYLRPDLKRGTFSQEEEDLIIHLHSLLGNKWSQIAAQLPGRTDNEVKNFWNSYIKKRLRERGIDPATHQPLAEPAAAPCRAVFGDVVDLIPPTTTPLQAPLAADSMPLDGVKLPLDWPVAGTAAPPPSSLSRSSCYHQLQGACFDMDALQQHCAAAAVPAAPVVPSASSSSTLTSMAEAEHCNASVAGADGLPWLELGPNAVADAGHVDSYAGALDELRWSEYFDAAFQAAASQQGALQAGQCVYSGKDDVAVHFDVHGLSNWC, translated from the exons ATGGCGAAGCAGTCGTGCTGCCACAAGAAGAAGCTGAGGAGAGGGCTGTGGTCGCCCGAGGAGGACGAGAAGCTCATGAACCACATTGCCAAGTACGGCCACGGCTGCTGGAGCTCCGTCCCTAAGCTCGCAG GACTTGAGAGGTGTGGCAAGAGCTGCAGGCTGAGGTGGATAAACTACCTGAGGCCAGACCTCAAGAGGGGCACCTtctcgcaggaggaggaggacctcaTCATACACCTCCATTCCTTGCTGGGAAACAA GTGGTCTCAGATTGCGGCGCAGCTGCCCGGCCGGACGGACAACGAGGTCAAGAACTTCTGGAACTCGTACATCAAGAAGAGGCTCAGGGAGCGCGGCATCGACCCCGCCACCCACCAGCCGCTagccgagcccgccgccgccccctgccgcgcGGTGTTCGGGGACGTCGTCGACCTCATCCCGCCAACGACGACGCCGCTTCAGGCGCCACTCGCGGCGGACTCAATGCCGCTGGACGGCGTGAAGCTCCCGCTGGACTGGCccgtcgccggcaccgccgcgccgcccccgtcgtCGCTGTCGAGGTCGTCATGCTACCACCAGCTGCAAGGGGCCTGCTTCGACATGGACGCGCTGCAGCAGCActgcgccgcagccgccgtccCGGCGGCGCCGGTCGTCCCGTCGGCGTCCAGTTCCAGCACGCTCACCTCGATGGCAGAAGCCGAACACTGCAACGCtagcgtcgccggcgccgacgggcTCCCGTGGCTGGAGCTCGGGCCGAACGCCGTGGCCGACGCCGGCCACGTCGACAGCTACGCCGGCGCGCTGGACGAGCTCAGGTGGTCGGAGTACTTCGACGCCGCCTTCCAGGCCGCCGCGAGCCAGCAAGGCGCCCTGCAGGCTGGGCAGTGTGTCTACAGCGGCAAGGACGACGTCGCGGTGCACTTCGACGTCCATGGCCTGAGCAACTGGTGCTAA
- the LOC101783630 gene encoding cytochrome P450 709B2, which translates to MGALLLAALLLLLIVVIALWGRLVRRPRAVARSLARQGIRGPAYRFLAGSLPEAKRLAVATRRRAPPLDVGSHDIMPFLLPPFHRWVADYGTTFLYWIGPIPAIFSVDLELIKEVLTDRTGLFAKDFMVPILKVLLGNGLILANGDDWRRHRKVVLPAFNHERIKSMSAVTAEATEQMTRRWRDQILQGGAHQAAEIHVDRAISDLTAEIIGRVAFGTSHHEAGEVLLLMHEMQEMGAAAMLDAPILWHLPTRRNLKVRRLDKLLRTKIMAMMEARVAAAKDEDNCSSVHGGGGGYGDDLLGLMLEAWSPERQGSDATSTLTTEEVIDECKTFFGAGHETTATLLVWTMFLLSTHPQWQEKVREEVLREFSGADDGGVVVPNSDVLAKLKLLHMVLLETLRLYPPIVFIQRTTSSDVVLRGIEVPRGTAISIPIGMLQRDKEVWGSDADEFNPMRFKNGVSRAARDPNALLSFSLGPRACTGQSFGVVEAQVVMAMILRKFSFSLSPTYVHKPKYVVSLTPKSGMPLILRNLDG; encoded by the exons ATGGGGGCTCTGCTCCTggccgcgctgctgctgctgctgatcgtGGTGATCGCGCTGTGGGGGCGCCTCGTGCGGCGGCCGCGAGCCGTAGCGCGGTCGCTGGCGAGGCAGGGGATCAGGGGCCCGGCCTACAGGTTCCTGGCGGGGTCCTTGCCGGAGGCGAAGCGGCTGGCGGTGGCCACCCGGAGACGGGCTCCGCCCCTGGACGTCGGCTCCCACGACATCATGCCCTTCCTGCTGCCGCCGTTCCACAGATGGGTCGCTGATTACG GGACAACATTCCTGTACTGGATCGGGCCAATCCCTGCGATCTTCTCCGTTGATCTAGAGTTGATCAAGGAGGTGCTTACAGACAGGACGGGCCTGTTTGCCAAGGATTTCATGGTCCCCATTCTCAAAGTCCTCTTGGGCAACGGGCTCATATTGGCAAACGGGGACGACTGGAGACGGCACCGGAAAGTTGTCCTCCCAGCTTTCAACCACGAGAGGATCAAG AGCATGTCGGCGGTGACGGCAGAAGCTACGGAGCAGATGACGCGGCGATGGCGTGACCAGATACTGCAAGGCGGCGCTCACCAAGCAGCGGAAATACATGTCGACCGCGCCATCTCCGACCTGACAGCGGAGATCATCGGCCGCGTGGCTTTCGGCACGAGCCACCACGAAGCCGGCGAGGTCCTCCTCCTGATGCACGAGATGCAGGAGATGGGCGCCGCGGCCATGCTGGATGCCCCGATACTCTG GCATCTGCCGACGCGGCGCAACTTAAAGGTGCGACGtctggacaagctgctgaggaccAAGATCATGGCGATGATGGAGGCGCGGGTGGCGGCCGCCAAAGACGAAGACAATTGCAGCAGCGtccatggcggtggcggtggctacGGCGACGACCTGCTCGGGCTAATGCTGGAGGCGTGGTCGCCGGAGCGGCAAGGGAGCGACGCGACGTCGACGCTGACAACCGAAGAGGTGATCGACGAGTGCAAGACCTTCTTCGGCGCGGGGCACGAAACCACTGCCACCCTCCTCGTCTGGACCATGTTCCTGCTCAGCACGCACCCGCAATGGCAGGAGAAGGTCAGGGAGGAGGTCCTCCGCGAATTctccggcgccgacgacggcggcgtcgtcgtccccaACTCCGACGTCCTCGCCAAATTGAAGTTG CTTCACATGGTTCTGCTCGAGACGCTGAGGCTGTACCCCCCGATCGTGTTCATACAACGGACGACCTCCTCGGACGTCGTGCTCAGGGGCATCGAGGTGCCCCGGGGCACAGCGATATCGATCCCCATCGGCATGCTGCAGCGGGACAAGGAGGTGTGGGGCTCCGACGCCGACGAGTTCAACCCCATGAGGTTCAAGAATGGCGTCTCGAGGGCCGCCAGGGACCCCAACGCGCTGCTGTCTTTCTCTCTGGGACCGAGGGCCTGCACTGGCCAGAGCTTCGGCGTCGTAGAAGCGCAGGTTGTCATGGCGATGATCCTCAGGAAGTTCTCCTTCTCCCTGTCCCCCACGTACGTTCACAAGCCAAAGTATGTCGTCTCGTTGACTCCCAAGAGTGGGATGCCGCTCATCTTAAGGAACCTCGATGGGTGA